The following proteins come from a genomic window of Pyxidicoccus sp. MSG2:
- the tssJ gene encoding type VI secretion system lipoprotein TssJ: MVTALALVLGGSAGCAKRIPQACETPPPFQVVVDAAEQLNPDARGRSLPTVVQIVQLKDSVRLERAGFKDLWGKPEELLKEDLLQVAEVVVPPGRKVTRWVQRDPKARFVLAMGHFRQPLGYSWRTVAVLPVVKESQCVERPAGDQGEPKPEDEVFRYRLQGYQIDLLFRPITQAPTRAPESQPQAGDSASPRRGV; this comes from the coding sequence GTGGTCACCGCGCTCGCGCTCGTCCTGGGCGGGAGTGCAGGCTGCGCGAAGCGCATTCCCCAGGCGTGTGAAACGCCTCCTCCCTTCCAGGTCGTCGTCGACGCGGCGGAGCAGCTCAATCCGGACGCGCGCGGCCGCTCACTGCCCACGGTGGTGCAGATCGTCCAGCTCAAGGACAGCGTCCGGCTGGAGCGCGCGGGCTTCAAGGACCTGTGGGGCAAGCCCGAGGAGCTCCTGAAGGAAGACCTCCTGCAGGTGGCGGAGGTGGTGGTGCCGCCGGGCCGCAAGGTGACGCGCTGGGTGCAGCGAGATCCAAAGGCGCGCTTCGTGCTGGCCATGGGCCACTTCCGCCAACCGCTGGGCTACTCGTGGCGCACCGTCGCGGTGCTGCCGGTGGTGAAGGAGTCCCAGTGCGTGGAGCGCCCTGCGGGTGACCAGGGTGAGCCGAAACCGGAGGACGAGGTGTTCCGCTACCGGCTGCAGGGCTACCAGATCGACTTGTTGTTCCGCCCCATCACACAGGCGCCGACGCGGGCTCCGGAATCCCAACCCCAAGCGGGCGACAGCGCGTCGCCGCGGAGAGGTGTATGA
- a CDS encoding type VI secretion system Vgr family protein, producing the protein MIANAALLANQAEFEFQAGPFTSGELAVLGFEAEETLSQPYAVEVALAAKPDVEVEEKSLLGKDARLTIMLGDGTARFFHGIVSRMSRWDEGSGPERRRYRATVVPRLWTLRHRRKSRIFQEMTVPQIVHKVLDEAKVEHRLALNGDYPKRDYCVQYRESDLDFVARLLEEEGIFYFFEHGEEAHMMVLGDGDSANPAMQGDAKLVYRERSHMVADAEYVHELVARTEVQPGAVALRDYNFLRPAQDLGASSEAEGGETALEIYDYPGRYEEPGPGKSLAKVRLEELRARAETVTGASYSRRICVGHSFELAEHPDDALNRKYLPVSVRHVGHQSEALSIEQGSLRSREGYRNEFLCQPAEVPFRPARVTPRPVIPGAQTAMVVGPAGEEIHTDEHGRIKVQFHWDREGKQNDKSSCWIRVSQAWAGPGWGALYLPRIGHEVVVEFLEGDPDRPIVTGSVYNGQNPTPVDLPGSKTQSTLRSSSSPGGDGSNELRFEDAAGSELVYVHAQKDFNIVVENDKTQEVRGNETLLVKKDRTRTIEGNQALTVKKNDDSTISGNQTLDVTGNRSTTVSGNHTEAVAGDQSISVSGNQSLSVAMASAESVGLGKMLNVGGALAITVGAAFNELVGGLKSEQVGGAKVEVVGAKKSETVKGSRTMQVGGDLSEEIGKSRTLKVEKDLQLSVGGKLNHAAKDAYTLSAKEISLVAQEQFTLKVGSATLQVKKNGDVVIKGAKIEVTASGDVVIKGSKISEN; encoded by the coding sequence ATGATCGCGAACGCCGCCTTGCTCGCCAATCAGGCCGAGTTCGAGTTCCAGGCAGGTCCCTTCACCTCCGGTGAGCTGGCGGTGCTCGGCTTCGAGGCCGAGGAGACGCTGTCGCAGCCCTACGCGGTGGAAGTCGCGCTGGCGGCGAAGCCGGACGTGGAGGTGGAGGAGAAGTCCCTGCTCGGCAAGGACGCGCGCCTCACCATCATGCTGGGTGACGGCACCGCGCGCTTCTTCCACGGCATCGTCTCGCGCATGTCCCGCTGGGACGAGGGCAGCGGCCCCGAGCGCCGCCGCTACCGCGCTACCGTGGTGCCCCGCCTGTGGACGCTCCGCCACCGCCGCAAGAGCCGCATCTTCCAGGAGATGACCGTCCCGCAAATCGTCCACAAGGTCCTGGACGAGGCGAAGGTGGAGCACCGGCTCGCGCTCAACGGCGACTACCCCAAGCGCGACTACTGCGTGCAGTACCGCGAGTCGGACCTGGACTTCGTGGCCCGCCTCCTCGAGGAGGAGGGCATCTTCTACTTCTTCGAGCACGGCGAAGAGGCCCACATGATGGTGCTGGGTGACGGCGACTCCGCCAACCCCGCCATGCAGGGCGATGCGAAGCTCGTCTACCGCGAGCGCAGCCACATGGTGGCCGACGCGGAATACGTGCACGAACTGGTGGCGCGCACCGAGGTGCAGCCCGGCGCCGTGGCGCTGCGCGACTACAACTTCCTGCGCCCCGCCCAGGACCTGGGTGCGTCCTCGGAGGCCGAGGGCGGCGAGACGGCGCTCGAAATCTACGACTACCCCGGCCGCTACGAGGAGCCGGGCCCCGGCAAGAGCCTCGCGAAGGTGCGCCTGGAGGAGTTGCGCGCGCGGGCGGAGACGGTGACGGGCGCCAGCTACAGCCGCCGCATTTGCGTGGGCCACTCCTTCGAGCTGGCCGAGCACCCTGACGACGCCCTCAACCGCAAGTACCTGCCGGTGTCGGTGCGGCACGTGGGACACCAGTCCGAGGCGCTCAGCATCGAGCAGGGCTCGCTGCGCAGCCGCGAGGGCTACCGCAACGAGTTCCTCTGCCAGCCGGCCGAGGTGCCCTTCCGCCCGGCCCGCGTGACGCCGCGCCCGGTGATTCCCGGCGCGCAGACGGCCATGGTGGTGGGCCCCGCGGGCGAGGAAATCCACACCGACGAGCACGGCCGCATCAAGGTCCAGTTCCACTGGGACCGCGAGGGCAAGCAGAACGACAAGAGCTCCTGCTGGATTCGCGTCAGCCAGGCCTGGGCCGGCCCGGGCTGGGGCGCGCTGTACCTGCCGCGCATCGGCCATGAAGTCGTGGTGGAGTTCCTCGAGGGCGACCCGGACCGGCCCATCGTCACCGGCAGCGTCTACAACGGGCAGAACCCCACGCCCGTCGATCTGCCCGGCAGCAAGACGCAGAGCACCCTGCGCTCCAGCTCCAGCCCCGGCGGGGACGGCTCCAACGAGCTGCGCTTCGAGGACGCCGCCGGCTCCGAGCTCGTCTATGTGCACGCACAGAAGGACTTCAACATCGTCGTCGAGAACGACAAGACGCAGGAGGTCCGCGGCAACGAGACGCTCCTCGTCAAGAAGGACCGCACGCGCACCATCGAGGGCAACCAGGCCCTCACGGTGAAGAAGAACGACGACAGCACCATCTCCGGCAACCAGACACTCGATGTCACCGGCAACCGCTCCACCACGGTGAGCGGCAACCACACCGAGGCGGTGGCCGGGGACCAGTCCATCAGCGTCAGCGGCAACCAGTCCCTCAGCGTGGCCATGGCCTCCGCCGAGTCGGTGGGCCTGGGGAAGATGCTCAACGTCGGCGGCGCGCTCGCCATCACCGTGGGCGCGGCCTTCAACGAGCTGGTGGGCGGGCTGAAGTCGGAGCAGGTCGGCGGCGCCAAGGTGGAGGTGGTGGGCGCCAAGAAGTCGGAGACGGTGAAGGGCTCGCGTACCATGCAGGTGGGCGGAGACCTCTCCGAAGAGATTGGCAAGTCCCGCACCCTCAAGGTGGAGAAGGACCTCCAGCTCAGCGTGGGCGGCAAGCTGAACCACGCCGCCAAGGACGCCTACACCCTGTCCGCCAAGGAAATCTCCCTGGTGGCCCAGGAGCAGTTCACCCTCAAGGTCGGCTCCGCCACCCTGCAGGTCAAGAAGAACGGCGACGTCGTCATCAAGGGCGCCAAGATCGAGGTCACCGCCAGCGGTGACGTCGTCATCAAGGGCTCCAAGATTTCGGAAAACTAG
- a CDS encoding OmpA family protein gives MRRRQLLHRGLALALALTSTVAVSQEASPLQRGFDLERLELNPGAEGSLLVGLGELLPAGQFRATLLAQYAHNPLLFVDTGKELSVVGKRATAHLAAAYAPLTWLQVGLQVPLVAFQGGDTELLQAKNIAAPAGQALATPVFSARFGLLTQDEQGGVDLAAELGVGLPVGSKDAFARDGDGLRLAPKVMVGRHFGRIRAGAEVGYTKRPKLLLTQKQGDLEDEVGEELRIGLALATTGRRLRWELNVRGMVPLTDQPSSVELLPGGRYLVSSSLELFALAGMGIGAAPGTPLFRLMFGGAFGQVTPPRGPGESSVRCEMGLAPEAKIQECPDLDEDHDGVRNANDKCPLVAGDVARNGCSAQDTDGDGIEDMLDGCPMDPGPAARQGCSIPDQDKDDLPDELDSCPTDPGPADNRGCPVRDTDKDGIDNDKDECPSDAGPVERNGCPESDTDKDGIPNRADSCVNDAGDAKNMGCPLQVLPLVELKPDRLVLIGKVFFESSQARLQSRSFEVLDWVARVIKEHSEIPSVVVGAHTDDRGFPDVNRRLSQARAEAVRQYLISKGVDPARLQAMGYGQDRPIDSNATSIGRENNRRVEFLLVAPEKEKTAPPRP, from the coding sequence ATGAGAAGAAGACAGCTCCTGCACCGAGGGCTCGCGCTGGCACTGGCGCTGACGTCCACGGTCGCTGTGTCCCAGGAAGCGTCGCCGCTTCAGCGAGGCTTCGACCTGGAGCGACTGGAGTTGAATCCCGGGGCGGAGGGCTCGCTCCTGGTGGGCCTGGGCGAGTTGCTGCCCGCGGGCCAGTTCCGGGCGACGTTGCTCGCGCAGTACGCGCACAACCCGCTGCTCTTCGTGGACACCGGAAAGGAGCTGTCCGTCGTGGGCAAGCGCGCCACCGCGCACCTGGCCGCGGCGTATGCGCCGCTGACCTGGCTGCAGGTGGGGCTGCAGGTGCCGCTCGTGGCCTTCCAGGGCGGGGACACGGAGCTGCTGCAGGCGAAGAACATCGCCGCGCCCGCGGGCCAGGCGCTGGCGACGCCCGTGTTCAGCGCCCGCTTCGGGCTGCTCACCCAGGACGAGCAGGGCGGGGTGGACCTGGCGGCGGAGCTGGGCGTGGGGCTCCCCGTGGGCAGCAAGGACGCATTCGCTCGGGATGGAGATGGCCTGCGACTGGCGCCGAAGGTGATGGTGGGCCGCCACTTCGGCCGCATCCGCGCGGGCGCGGAGGTGGGGTACACGAAGCGCCCCAAGCTCCTGCTCACGCAGAAGCAGGGAGACCTCGAGGACGAGGTGGGCGAGGAGCTTCGCATCGGGTTGGCGCTGGCCACGACGGGCCGGCGGCTGCGCTGGGAGCTCAACGTGCGGGGCATGGTGCCTCTGACGGACCAGCCGAGCTCCGTGGAGCTGCTGCCAGGAGGACGCTACCTGGTCAGCTCCTCGCTGGAGCTCTTCGCGCTGGCGGGCATGGGCATTGGCGCGGCGCCGGGCACGCCCCTGTTCCGGTTGATGTTCGGCGGCGCCTTCGGGCAGGTGACGCCGCCGCGCGGGCCGGGCGAGTCCTCTGTCCGCTGCGAGATGGGCCTGGCACCCGAAGCGAAGATCCAGGAGTGCCCGGACCTCGACGAGGACCACGACGGGGTCCGCAACGCGAACGACAAGTGCCCCCTCGTCGCGGGCGACGTCGCGCGCAACGGCTGCTCGGCGCAGGACACCGACGGTGACGGCATCGAGGACATGCTGGACGGCTGCCCCATGGACCCCGGGCCGGCCGCGCGGCAGGGCTGCTCCATTCCGGACCAGGACAAGGACGACCTGCCCGACGAGCTCGACAGCTGCCCCACGGACCCGGGGCCGGCGGACAACCGGGGCTGCCCGGTGCGCGACACGGACAAGGACGGCATCGACAACGACAAGGACGAGTGCCCGAGCGACGCCGGTCCGGTCGAGCGCAACGGGTGCCCGGAGTCGGACACGGACAAGGACGGCATCCCCAACCGCGCGGACAGCTGCGTGAACGACGCGGGTGACGCGAAGAATATGGGCTGTCCGCTACAAGTGCTGCCCCTGGTGGAGCTCAAGCCGGACCGCCTGGTGCTCATCGGGAAGGTCTTCTTCGAGTCCTCGCAGGCGCGGCTCCAGAGCCGCTCGTTCGAGGTGCTGGACTGGGTGGCTCGCGTCATCAAGGAGCACTCGGAGATTCCCAGCGTCGTCGTGGGCGCGCACACCGACGACCGCGGCTTCCCGGACGTCAACCGCCGGCTGTCGCAGGCGCGCGCGGAGGCGGTGCGGCAGTACCTCATCAGCAAGGGCGTGGACCCCGCGCGGTTGCAGGCGATGGGGTACGGGCAGGACCGCCCCATCGACAGCAATGCGACCTCCATCGGCCGCGAGAACAACCGCCGCGTGGAGTTCCTGCTGGTGGCCCCGGAAAAGGAGAAGACGGCCCCCCCCCGTCCCTGA
- the agmC gene encoding adventurous gliding motility protein AgmC produces MNNKWLKTGLAGAMLLGAIVAVAGPDTFFLGVGNTDLLVPSATGEPTTVQVNTYALVTNISSPANGRPVLTLATTAPNKRVGNVAADFGAVRLVLLLQPTGIDPITVPPVLEAQDAINLDNNPVGRWELAEIHSYTPTGGLLELTAPLKYTYVAGKTQVISLPEYEDVEVATGAAIEALAWNGVNGGVVAFLASDLVDLQGTGKISVDGAGFRGGSFDRYTGAATIGCTAEDEDDTQGSSAGGLLGEKGEGLEPTRYTNDARGRLNFTNGGGGGVCARSGGGGGGNGGQGGNGGRSVDGNREVGGLGGASLTYSALDHLTMGGGGGSGQGTDNTSGQSHGGKGGGIIFFRAKEVTGSGKISALGLPGANGGPDGGGGGGAGGTISMRLTQKCADVGLQANGGGGGSVSTVDNPSGTRAPGPGGGGGGGRVLLQATQGSTCSISVSAGAAGLTAAPSVTRDATPASTLVNAYPYTGAVTFIADGMQTVITAPSLSGSTPTNDATPTLTGTGPVSVGVLIYPVDTAGSLTSSSRPVARTVTGSNGQYSVDVPLAEGTTILKAAAEIQGLQGPLGNALTIRVDTLPPDTNLTTNVSSPTNATNVSFAVEGLESDRLNCNTNSRCTLECSVNFNNGADSYGPCPGSLSFPTASTGTYTLKARARDTAGNVDPTPAILTWEVERTLPDVAIATSAPTPPPPRINATTAAFRFTSLANDVDHYKCRLTTGGTVGNYAPCLETHVLTGLTENSYTLAVVAVDKAGNETATAASRSWEVDLTRPQTGITGTPPTATSQPITFVFGPAPTDLDQYQCSLNGSAFTMCPSSHTPSTPTDGDYTLLVRARDTAGNVDESPASHTWTFDTTPPPVTIQAHVTSPTNATSAGFDFNSLAQDVVGFKCQLTTGGVAGGWAPCAASKFFTGLTESSYTLAVVAVDKAGNETALPTTFSWVVDLTRPQTGITGTPPTATSQPITFTFGPAPADLDQYQCSLNGSAFTMCPSSHTPSTPTDGDYTLLVRARDTAGNVDESPASHTWTFDTTPPPVTIQAHVTSPTNATSAGFDFNSLAQDVVGFKCQLTTGGVAGGWAPCAASKFFTGLTESSYTLAVVAVDKAGNETALPTTFSWVVDLTRPQTGITGTPPTATSQPITFTFGPAPADLAEYQCSLNGSAFTVCPSSHTPSTPTDGDYTLLVRARDTAGNVDESPASHTWTFDTVAPDTGIRATSPVPPQSRNSSLTAAFGFTSLANDVARFECRVTTGANVGAWATCPATHVLSDLSDGTSYTLEVRAVDRAGNSDASPASHVWTVDVTPPDTAFHARCIPDELTSLLDAKFIYTSGDVDLARFECSVDGEDFQLCELDVPGDLPTAEVPDPPCTSNYHERRVADGLHKMLIRAVDTAGNVDPTPATHAWRVESDDVTTQINGRPAVLTNDNVPEFAFTSNRGNVTFRCKLDDAAEVACGTITPTTRVIEHTFPPVGEGPHTLNVYAVDTDPEIDERDPSGAFYTWVVDTEAPTESPLVSEPAQEFVNTTTLTIRGTALEQGFVTVYLGTQVVGRVETTPLLTWEVRDVLVAEQQYTLRTTLTDRATNVGLLENSVPRNLTVDVTPPGTRIVDAPAERGRERSVSFTFEVQAEVNPDGFECRLGVDGPFARCTSPHLVSATQDGQYLLQVRAVDKAGNADPTPAIHGWLVDATRPGTNILTRPELFDRSENSRFTFASEESGVGFECKVDASDFLACDSTFVTERLDEGPHTLMVRAVDQVGNQDESPETYSWTVDDTAPALPTVDFPGENSLVETRTPQFRGSAEGGASEVVIFVDGTERGRVSVDEAGQWRFTLPEEIPNGEHSVSAYAVDQARNESGRTALRRFQVIPSVEIDSRGGGLSCSLGGGGGSSLATLGLIGLCLWGARRRRQSSR; encoded by the coding sequence ATGAACAACAAGTGGCTCAAGACAGGGCTTGCTGGCGCGATGCTGCTCGGCGCCATCGTTGCGGTGGCCGGCCCGGATACGTTCTTCCTGGGGGTGGGGAATACGGACCTGTTGGTCCCGTCGGCGACCGGCGAGCCCACCACGGTGCAGGTCAACACCTACGCCCTGGTCACGAACATCTCCTCCCCCGCGAATGGGCGTCCGGTACTGACGCTCGCGACCACGGCCCCGAACAAGCGGGTGGGGAATGTGGCCGCCGACTTCGGCGCGGTCCGGCTGGTGCTACTCCTTCAGCCGACGGGCATCGACCCCATCACCGTGCCTCCCGTTCTGGAGGCGCAGGACGCAATCAACCTCGACAACAACCCGGTGGGCCGCTGGGAGTTGGCGGAGATCCACTCCTACACCCCTACAGGCGGGCTGCTGGAGCTGACCGCGCCGCTCAAGTACACCTACGTGGCTGGCAAGACGCAGGTCATCTCGCTGCCAGAGTACGAGGACGTCGAGGTCGCCACCGGCGCCGCCATCGAGGCGCTTGCCTGGAACGGGGTGAACGGTGGAGTGGTGGCGTTCCTGGCCTCCGACCTCGTGGACCTCCAGGGAACCGGGAAGATCAGCGTGGATGGCGCCGGCTTTCGCGGTGGCTCGTTCGACCGCTACACCGGTGCGGCCACCATTGGCTGTACGGCGGAAGACGAGGACGACACCCAGGGCAGCTCCGCGGGGGGGCTGCTGGGCGAGAAGGGCGAGGGGCTGGAGCCCACCCGGTATACCAATGACGCGCGTGGGCGGTTGAACTTCACCAATGGTGGAGGTGGTGGGGTTTGTGCGCGCTCGGGCGGCGGCGGTGGTGGCAACGGTGGACAGGGCGGTAACGGTGGCAGGTCGGTGGACGGTAACCGGGAGGTGGGCGGTCTCGGCGGTGCCTCACTGACCTACTCCGCGCTGGACCACCTCACGATGGGCGGCGGCGGCGGCAGTGGTCAGGGAACGGACAACACCTCGGGCCAATCCCACGGAGGGAAGGGCGGCGGCATCATCTTCTTCCGTGCGAAGGAGGTGACAGGTTCGGGGAAGATCTCCGCGTTGGGTTTGCCTGGAGCCAACGGTGGCCCCGACGGCGGCGGCGGCGGCGGCGCGGGTGGGACCATCTCCATGCGGTTGACGCAAAAGTGCGCCGATGTGGGGCTCCAGGCGAACGGTGGCGGTGGCGGCTCGGTCAGCACGGTCGACAATCCCAGCGGCACGCGAGCTCCGGGCCCCGGCGGCGGTGGCGGTGGCGGCCGGGTGCTGCTCCAGGCGACGCAGGGCTCCACGTGCTCCATCTCCGTGTCCGCGGGCGCTGCGGGACTGACCGCGGCCCCCTCGGTGACGCGGGACGCAACGCCAGCGTCGACCCTGGTCAATGCGTATCCCTACACGGGGGCCGTGACCTTCATCGCCGACGGTATGCAGACCGTCATCACCGCGCCTTCGCTCAGCGGCTCCACCCCGACGAATGACGCGACGCCCACCCTGACGGGGACGGGGCCCGTGAGCGTGGGGGTGCTGATCTACCCCGTGGACACCGCGGGCTCGCTGACCTCGTCAAGCCGGCCAGTGGCCCGTACCGTGACTGGCTCCAACGGGCAGTACTCCGTAGACGTGCCTCTGGCGGAGGGGACCACCATCCTCAAGGCCGCGGCGGAGATCCAGGGCCTTCAGGGGCCACTGGGAAATGCCCTCACGATCCGGGTCGATACGCTCCCACCGGATACGAACCTGACGACCAACGTGAGCTCCCCCACCAATGCCACCAACGTGAGCTTCGCGGTCGAGGGGCTCGAGTCCGACCGGCTGAACTGCAACACGAATAGCCGGTGCACGCTGGAGTGCAGCGTCAACTTCAACAATGGCGCGGACAGCTACGGGCCCTGTCCGGGCAGCCTCAGCTTTCCCACCGCCAGCACCGGCACGTACACGCTCAAGGCCCGCGCGCGGGACACTGCGGGCAACGTGGACCCCACGCCCGCCATTCTTACCTGGGAGGTGGAGCGGACGCTGCCGGACGTGGCGATTGCCACGAGCGCGCCCACGCCCCCTCCGCCTCGCATCAATGCCACCACCGCGGCATTCCGCTTCACCAGCCTTGCCAACGACGTCGACCATTACAAGTGCCGGCTGACCACCGGCGGAACTGTCGGGAACTACGCCCCCTGTCTGGAGACCCACGTCCTCACCGGCCTGACGGAGAACAGCTACACGCTGGCCGTGGTGGCGGTGGACAAGGCTGGCAACGAGACGGCGACAGCGGCCAGTCGCTCCTGGGAGGTAGACCTGACGAGGCCGCAGACGGGAATCACGGGCACGCCGCCGACGGCGACGTCGCAGCCCATCACGTTCGTCTTCGGCCCCGCGCCGACGGACCTGGACCAGTACCAGTGCAGCCTGAACGGGTCGGCCTTCACCATGTGCCCCAGCTCGCACACGCCCAGCACCCCGACGGATGGCGACTACACGCTGCTGGTGCGGGCACGGGACACGGCGGGCAACGTGGACGAGAGCCCCGCCAGCCACACCTGGACGTTCGACACGACCCCTCCGCCGGTCACCATCCAGGCGCATGTGACGAGCCCCACCAACGCCACCAGCGCGGGCTTCGACTTCAACTCCCTCGCGCAGGACGTGGTGGGCTTCAAGTGCCAGCTGACCACGGGAGGCGTCGCTGGCGGCTGGGCCCCCTGCGCGGCCTCCAAGTTCTTCACCGGCCTGACGGAGAGCAGCTACACGCTGGCCGTGGTGGCGGTGGACAAGGCCGGCAACGAGACGGCGTTGCCCACCACCTTCTCCTGGGTGGTGGACCTGACGAGGCCGCAGACGGGAATCACGGGCACGCCGCCGACGGCGACGTCGCAGCCCATCACGTTCACCTTCGGCCCCGCGCCAGCGGACCTGGACCAGTACCAGTGCAGCCTGAACGGGTCGGCCTTCACCATGTGCCCCAGCTCGCACACGCCCAGCACCCCGACGGATGGCGACTACACGCTGCTGGTGCGGGCACGGGACACGGCGGGCAACGTGGACGAGAGCCCCGCCAGCCACACCTGGACGTTCGACACGACCCCTCCGCCGGTCACCATCCAGGCGCATGTGACGAGCCCCACCAACGCCACCAGCGCGGGCTTCGACTTCAACTCCCTCGCGCAGGACGTGGTGGGCTTCAAGTGCCAGCTGACCACGGGAGGCGTCGCTGGCGGCTGGGCCCCCTGCGCGGCCTCCAAGTTCTTCACCGGCCTGACGGAGAGCAGCTACACGCTGGCCGTGGTGGCGGTGGACAAGGCCGGCAACGAGACGGCGTTGCCCACCACCTTCTCCTGGGTGGTGGACCTGACGAGGCCGCAGACGGGAATCACGGGCACGCCGCCGACGGCGACATCGCAGCCCATCACGTTCACCTTCGGCCCCGCGCCAGCGGACCTGGCCGAGTACCAGTGCAGCCTGAACGGGTCGGCCTTCACCGTGTGCCCCAGCTCGCACACGCCCAGCACCCCGACGGATGGCGACTACACGCTGCTGGTGCGGGCACGGGACACGGCGGGCAACGTGGACGAGAGCCCCGCCAGCCACACCTGGACGTTCGACACCGTGGCGCCTGATACCGGGATTCGAGCGACCTCGCCCGTTCCCCCCCAGAGCCGGAACAGCTCCCTCACGGCAGCCTTCGGCTTCACGAGCCTCGCCAACGATGTCGCCCGCTTCGAGTGCCGGGTGACCACGGGAGCGAACGTCGGGGCCTGGGCCACCTGCCCCGCAACCCATGTCCTCAGCGACCTGTCGGATGGGACGTCGTACACCCTGGAGGTGAGGGCCGTCGATCGGGCGGGCAACTCGGATGCATCTCCGGCCAGCCACGTCTGGACGGTGGATGTCACGCCGCCGGACACCGCGTTCCATGCGCGGTGCATTCCGGACGAGCTGACGAGTCTGCTCGACGCGAAGTTCATCTACACCTCCGGGGACGTAGATCTCGCCCGCTTCGAGTGCAGCGTCGACGGTGAGGATTTCCAGCTGTGTGAGCTCGACGTTCCGGGCGATCTGCCCACCGCTGAAGTGCCCGATCCTCCCTGTACCTCGAACTACCACGAGCGACGCGTCGCGGATGGGTTGCACAAGATGCTCATCCGGGCTGTGGACACCGCTGGCAACGTGGACCCCACGCCGGCGACCCATGCCTGGCGCGTCGAGTCCGATGACGTGACAACCCAGATCAACGGCCGGCCCGCCGTGCTCACCAACGACAACGTTCCGGAATTCGCCTTCACCTCGAACCGGGGGAATGTGACGTTCCGGTGCAAGCTCGACGACGCGGCGGAGGTGGCCTGTGGGACCATCACCCCCACGACGCGGGTCATCGAGCACACGTTCCCCCCCGTGGGGGAGGGGCCACACACGCTCAACGTGTACGCGGTGGATACCGACCCCGAGATCGATGAGCGCGACCCCTCGGGGGCCTTCTATACCTGGGTGGTGGATACCGAGGCGCCCACGGAGTCCCCGCTCGTGAGCGAGCCGGCGCAGGAGTTCGTCAACACGACGACCCTGACCATCCGGGGCACGGCCCTGGAGCAGGGCTTCGTCACCGTCTACCTTGGAACCCAGGTCGTCGGGCGGGTCGAGACCACGCCGCTGCTCACGTGGGAGGTGCGCGACGTGCTGGTGGCGGAGCAGCAGTACACCCTCCGAACCACGCTGACCGACCGAGCGACCAACGTGGGGCTGCTGGAGAACTCTGTCCCGCGGAACCTCACAGTCGATGTCACCCCACCTGGCACCCGCATCGTGGACGCTCCCGCGGAGCGAGGGCGCGAGCGGAGCGTCTCCTTCACCTTCGAAGTGCAGGCGGAAGTGAACCCCGATGGCTTCGAGTGCCGTCTTGGCGTGGATGGTCCCTTCGCGAGATGCACCAGCCCGCATCTGGTCTCCGCCACCCAGGACGGCCAGTACCTGCTCCAGGTGCGTGCGGTGGACAAGGCGGGGAATGCCGACCCGACGCCCGCCATCCATGGCTGGTTGGTCGATGCCACGCGTCCCGGTACGAACATCCTCACGAGGCCCGAGTTGTTCGATCGCTCGGAGAACTCACGGTTCACGTTTGCTTCGGAGGAGTCGGGGGTGGGTTTCGAGTGCAAGGTCGATGCGTCCGACTTCCTCGCCTGCGACAGCACCTTCGTCACCGAGCGGCTGGATGAGGGCCCCCATACCCTGATGGTGCGAGCCGTTGACCAGGTGGGCAACCAGGACGAGAGCCCCGAGACCTACTCCTGGACGGTGGATGACACCGCTCCCGCGCTGCCCACGGTGGACTTCCCGGGAGAGAACAGCCTGGTGGAGACGCGGACGCCGCAGTTCCGAGGCAGTGCCGAGGGCGGTGCCAGCGAAGTGGTCATCTTCGTGGATGGGACCGAGCGGGGGCGGGTGAGCGTGGACGAGGCGGGACAGTGGCGCTTCACGCTGCCCGAAGAGATTCCCAACGGGGAGCACTCAGTCAGCGCCTACGCCGTGGACCAGGCCCGGAACGAGAGCGGGCGCACCGCGCTGCGGCGCTTCCAGGTCATCCCCTCGGTGGAGATCGACTCGCGCGGTGGTGGCCTGAGCTGTTCCCTGGGAGGCGGTGGCGGCTCGTCGCTGGCCACGCTGGGGCTCATCGGGCTCTGCCTGTGGGGGGCCCGCCGTCGGCGGCAGTCCTCGCGGTAG